tagacagtcccgctgtcgaaaaacggaccaattgacgatagtgtgcgtcctggattcaactTCATGAATGGcataaaagtgtttaaaaaaatcaagaaaaaaaatgtgtggggtcccccctcctaagcataaccagccttgggctctttgagccggtcctggttgtaaaaatacgaggaaaaaattgacaggggatcccccgtatttgaacaaccagcaccgggctctgcgtccggtcctggtgcaaaaaatatgggggacaaaagatgtaggggtcccccgtctttttcacaccagcaccgggctccactagctggagagataatgccacagccgggggacaattttataccggtccctgcggccgtggcattaaatccccaactagtcacccctggccggggtaccctggaggagtggggaccccttaaatcaaggggtcccccctccagccacccaagggccaggggtgaagcccgaggctgccccccccccccccatccaagggcggcggatgggaggctgatagccaagtgacaaaataaagaatattgttctttgtagcagaactacaagtcccagcaagcctcccccgcaagctggtaattggagaaccacaagtaccagcatgtggggggaacgggcccgctggtacctgtagttctactgcaaaaaaatacccaaataaaaactgtACACACATACCgttatagtaaaactttattacatacatgcaaaccgacacacacatacttacctatgttgacacgacgactcagtccccttcaccagtagaatccatggtgtacctgtaaataaaattatactcacaataatccagtgtagatcggtcctcttctgcttgtaatccatgtacttggcaaaataataaaacgcaaaacccagaCCCCGACtgacgggaccccccgtgactgctgtcaaagagggtcccttgagccaattagggagcgccacgtcgtggcactctcctgattggctgtgcgcgtctgagctgtcaggcggcgcactcgagatacaatgtagcgcataggcgctccattgtatccaatggtgggaaccttgcggtcagcggttgaccacgagtaacctcaaggtcaaccgctgactgcaaagttcccaccattgaatataatggagcgtctATGCGCTATgcaccgcctgacagctcagacgcgcacagccaatcaggagagtgccacgacgtggcgctccctgattggctcaagggaccctctttaacagcagtcatgggggtcccagcagtcggggaaaggggtcccatgtgtaaacatgggacccctttcagtgcatggatcgggttttgcgttttattattttgccaagtacgtggattacaagtagaagaggacagatctacacaggatttttgtgagtataattttatttacaggtacagcgtggattctactggtgaaggggaccgactcgtcgtgtcaacataggtaagtatgtgtgtgtcggtgtgcatgtatgtaataaagttttactatcacggtgtgtgtgtgtgtattgtttttatttgggtattttttgcagtagaactacaggtaccagcaggcccgtttcccccccgcatgctggtacttgtggttctccaagtaccagcttgcgggggaggcttgctgggacttgtagttctgctacaaaaaacaatattctttattttgtcacttggctatcagcctcccacccgccgcccttggatgggggggacaacctcgggcttcacccctggcccttgggtggctggaggggggaccccttgatttaaggggtccccactcctccagggtaccccagaaagggatgactagttggggatttaatgccacggccgcagggaccggtataaaagtgtcccccggctgtggcattatctttccagctagtggagcccagtgctggtgtgaaaaatacgggggacccctacgtcttttgtcccccatatttgtaacaccaggactggatgcagagcccggtgctggttgttcaaatacgggggatcccgtcaattttttccccgtatttttacaaccaggaccggctcaaagagtccgaggctggttatgcttaggaggggggaccccacgcattttgtgtctgggtttttaacccattcccaccccttcccactgaaaaacatgctctgatctctccatattattttagtcagtaaaaaaaaatatatattcttttagaaaaaatatattaaataatacttgtggctcctaatagacaaaccaagtagataatcccttctaacataaatagatatgctattagcaataaaaaataaaaaaaaattcaacatttttttttattagatcccgccagtaaAATGAggtggactgaaattgacgaaatgactgtcgaaaagcactgttgtcgaatcgacattcaattgaatatacttttgtcgaaaagccgcatttttaccattgcagacatgtcgaatttgaaaactgtcgaattgcaaaaagtcaaatctgaaacaaacgtttttttgtcgaaaagtactgtattgcattgtcgaatcatttttttgtgtcgaaaatgtcccgtttttcgacatttgcggaaattcgacagcaattgcatatggcccgtaTGCAGGTAAGACAAGAACTGATTCTGCGTcattttaccggtaagtcttaatTTCGCTTACTCAACATTGGCTAACACCAATCCTAAACATTATGTAATTATGAATTATGTTTGTGATGCGGTATTGTTTCAtgttaggcatgttgtttacagttagtcaCTAACATTTTTgtcttacactgtcagtcaataacaaaaTAAACATTGCACATATAGCGTTTGAgttatttattaccttaaacacttgTTTTTGGTTGGGCACAATTCTTTATTGTTGAAATATGGTTGGCAATTCTGTATATACTGTTGCAGGGTTGCTCATTTCCTAGTGGTTTTTTAGCTGGCTGCAGAGGATTGTGATGGCACATTGGGCCGtggatcgtctaactggggaggtaactggggtctggctaggtgtggttgtccctgagcttgagccttgttgctgggatgccaacacatttatgttttggctcaggttgttgaggcttgctgtgagttgtgtggttgcggctgtgttgttggagatgattctggacaggctTTCGGTAATAAACTGATTGTTTTGAAttatttgaatgagggcttgttgatggcggtgttgttcATCTATTATGCGCTGAAAACTTGCTATaagttggctgttgtctgctctcatctgctccatcgtattggccactctgccaagttgcacaatcagtctgcttgagtttctactgagtctaggtagataatggggcagactggcaagatattggctgtgtgtgCGCAGACAGGCAtggttttgtgcctgttgtgtggcccaactgtcccaaaactctggtcccatttgtggctgaggtggtgttgggctcaattggggtgtgggggatgtttggggtggtggagTTATGACAGCTGATGCGGTTGGCTGGTTATTATCAattgcttgcaggtggagtgtgaacgtttgctgcaagtcagtttcctgctgggtatcctggggcatgatgtctgcatctgtatggggttgaagacagccacaatttagttagTGTTGGTCTTCTGGTTGTTTTCAGCTTTACgtaaacatgcattacttcttaatatgcatgttgtAAATTAAAAATAGAGTGTGGCCTAAAATTTAACatttattttacattattttataaACATGTGGCTCCTTAGGTACCCTACTCATTCCAACAATTATTAAGGTTAATGTTGGACTATGAGCCTTACATAATGGCCAAACACATAGAACTATAATAACAAAAAATGGCAACAATGACATATTATGGTTAAAGCTTTGTTTtgccaaacaaacacaatacattaaatgtgttgaaaaatacactcatacattgttaaaggctgtcagtcttggCCACtaaactttttaaatttttatgaaaaaacatatttttaaaaaTCTGGTTTGCTGAAGTGGGCACACCTATTTTGCGCATATTGTGAAGTTGAGATCTGaaccacgaaataatgcttaccatggggtaaaattactaagatggaagttctatttaagatgggatgttgcctatagcaaccaatcacattccacgtattatattcgagaaggtgctgtataAATGTAAGGtagaataggattggttgctatgggcaacatcacatcttaaatagaactcccatcttagtaaagttacccccatgtgtttgctggtgtggattagtacaaggatgagtgtgtgcttttgtTCATGTGTATTTTGTGTccaaaaacactgtgtaaaatgcactttaattatttgtttatgtttactcaccagacagctgaggggattgtggttcctcgctttgtggactggccaaaatggcttctggtggctgagccaacacagtggagatgcgccgttgtggtggagaGGATGCGGGTGTAGTTCTCGCCTCAAGACAGCGTCTCTTGCTTCCCCTCTTCTGGAGACTGGCAGAACCCTGTGAAggtcgtcttagtggagtgtggtgcgatgatgaagttcctatgggttaaaatagacattataattctgtctttctatgtgttttcagaatatgtgtatcctcaaaaatattacctgcatcgccagcatccgcatctcttggcagtgtggtttgtgtcctggctgtgctggctctctttcgtactgtagaaatatgaagtttggccttatgatcattatattgtgattaGATATTTGAAATTAAAAAATTtatgtgatgtggacatatgaataACATTATGAGAATTAAAATAAACTTtggttatgcttttctggctgacttaattgggtgtgtatagtataattattaaccaattacaccaaccaaaccataccctaaggtgcagaagtaacaatattatacaactacaaaaccaaccgtgtatgtttaacacaacaagaatattacTGTCTAacaaaaaacatt
The Pseudophryne corroboree isolate aPseCor3 chromosome 4, aPseCor3.hap2, whole genome shotgun sequence DNA segment above includes these coding regions:
- the LOC134911378 gene encoding uncharacterized protein LOC134911378; translation: MPQDTQQETDLQQTFTLHLQAIDNNQPTASAVITPPPQTSPTPQLSPTPPQPQMGPEFWDSWATQQAQNHACLRTHSQYLASLPHYLPRLSRNSSRLIVQLGRVANTMEQMRADNSQLIASFQRIIDEQHRHQQALIQIIQNNQFITESLSRIISNNTAATTQLTASLNNLSQNINVLASQQQGSSSGTTTPSQTPVTSPVRRSTAQCAITILCSQLKNH